The following are encoded together in the Lathyrus oleraceus cultivar Zhongwan6 chromosome 3, CAAS_Psat_ZW6_1.0, whole genome shotgun sequence genome:
- the LOC127126930 gene encoding sister chromatid cohesion 1 protein 4 isoform X4, translating to MFYSQFILAKKGPLGTIWIAAHLERKLRKNQVADTDIGVSVDSILFPEVPIALRLSSHLLLGVVRIYSRKVNYLFDDCSEALLKVKQAFRSTAVDLPPEESTAPYHSITLPETFDLDDFELPDNDIFQGNYVDRHVSTREQITLQDTLDGMAYKTTQFGLDERFGDGDASQIGLDLDEVMLIDKDSTLEHNDFSANPQVSRQEDEKKEDVVTTSDKMLVEDSGSKVMLIDQDANLEPDDLGANSQISHHKDEKKEDVIGTSNRMQVEDSGSKIDLSDGFPTSPEFHEYAQGLSTSPEFHDYAQDPSTSPEFHNCAQDPSVSPEFHEYAQGPSTPGLQEPNLFGTQSDQVINEADFHNSADLLSMYSTQNESRAHQTENNVIGCSLQNNGKHVGVDLHHEASDCVLADVNNKREEQEHFTRTVVMKDQGNLIPNNNCLASVPLMDSSNEDHTTTVLPECAGGYVDTSGILEKVERLHDGVLMNTESVMANLNETVNVVSGGVNINDSGVSPSCSHVTSDQEGLSCKLLSNMDESRGSEFGGHLADVTTLLKHGVSNNSEVSKNEQQPSVAYEAQVSNIVSPLESSGRPEVVDVEARASQELKEAGILNFVSHEAEQPTQSHLRPCTSRVNNPSLLSIEGEKCHETDVSDPALGYHGTVEPSACEGKLDLGQSGMQFGSQIISNKMGSVNTFTASDIPEPESMLSLGQSGMQFGSQIISNKMGSVNTFTASDIPEPEKMLSLGQSGMQFGNQMISNKMGSVNTFTATDIPEPEKMLSLGQSGMQIGNQMISNKMGSVNTFTATDIPEPEKMLSLGQSGMQFGNQMISNKMGSVNTFTATDIPEPEKMLSLGQSGMQFGNQMISHKMGSINTFTATDIPAPEKMLSLGQSGMQFGSQMISNKMGSANPFTASDIPAPEKMLSLGQSSMQFGNQMISNKMGSVNTFTASNIPEPEKMLSLGQSSMQFGNQMISNKMGSVNTFTASEIPVPEKMLSLGQSDMQYGSQMIGNKMGSVNAFTASDIPAPEKMLSLGQSDMQYGSQMIGNKMGSVNTFTASNIPEPEKMLSLAYPHFGEMNHLLLESTPGNQVISGGHRDVAAVTSISGQKRSYTESTLTLQSMGLVESYGGAQSRRTTGSIPDDNDLLSSILAGRKSSALKVKPSPATAEVPTAKRFRSTPRTSTLKRKVLVDDTMVLHGDTIRHQLISTEDIRRVRKKAPCTSDEILMIQRQVLEDKIFHKPIFTDLSADLTILQNGAFDLSGIKVYDYGLDGFSVEKVNNQQSYSKSNAEIHVGQAHNEPMAVQPQEEAEESYSKTNVGIHEVESHNEPMEVQLQNNAEAQPSEMPVPSERESHNETMEVQPKITAEAQPSEMPVPSERESHNETMEVQPQITAEAQPSEMPVPSERESHNETMEVQPQITAEAQPSEIPLQLESDQSGVDFGSHDIDAHGRANIISNMKELSGSQNAEMNNAGGIFEISETENYSVGPTNIISDVNELGSSQNAEMNNAGRIFETSEAENYSIVHSNIISDVNELGGSQNAEMNNAGRNFETSEAENYSIVHSNIISDGNELGSSQNAEMSNSGGNFETFESENYSVVPGHETLSLTEVFENELCMPKDFDASQPLMDKTDDGAGSIQTNVLEIPTSEKMNTSTILENEFVDDQHDRNNADAIEIAEHDMEIGTRVETDGLEADNLHASLVLGSKEASEYTDNQVSFHGDLPMEENGNNMLEGLNEDLVVSSGLGCDDKDAKAGGLFSENIEVDCLHSVAPEDVKEGSNDEENSVFQEAALQNTMYPDVSAIRSPSVDQNDEDDMVDNDTGFLNVGDDEIIDDDDDDADGFAPGAEGTQLENSGWSSRTRAVAKYLQTLFDKEDLHGRQSLHLDKILVGKTRKEASRMFFETLVLKTRDYIDVEQTKPFANINLQPRGKLMKTDF from the exons ATGTTTTACTCTCAGTTTATTTTGGCGAAGAAAGGTCCACTTGGGACAATATGGATAGCTGCACATTTAGAGAGGAAGCTCCGGAAGAATCAGGTGGCGGATACTGATATTGGCGTCTCTGTAG ATTCCATTCTTTTTCCTGAAGTACCAATTGCACTCCGTTTATCCAGTCATCTTCTGCTTGGTGTGGTAAGGATATATTCCAGAAAGGTGAATTACCTTTTCGATGATTGCAGTGAAGCCTTGCTTAAGGTAAAACAAGCTTTCCGCTCCACGGCAGTTGATTTGCCACCAGAAGAGTCCACTGCACCTTACCATTCCATCACTTTACCTGAGACTTTTGATCTTGATGATTTTGAACTACCAGATAATGACATTTTTCAAGG CAACTATGTTGATCGCCATGTCAGTACTAGGGAGCAGATTACACTGCAAGATACTTTAGACGGCATGGCTTACAAAACAACACAGTTTGGATTGGATG AGCGCTTTGGAGATGGTGATGCCTCTCAAATTGGTTTAGACCTTGATGAG GTTATGTTAATAGACAAAGATTCCACTTTGGAGCACAATGACTTCAGTGCTAATCCTCAAGTGTCTCGTCAAGAAGATGAAAAGAAAGAGGATGTGGTTACAACTTCTGATAAAATGCTAGTAGAAGACAGTGGAAGCAAG GTCATGTTAATAGACCAAGATGCCAATTTGGAACCTGATGACTTAGGTGCTAATTCTCAAATTTCTCATCACAAAGATGAAAAGAAAGAGGATGTGATTGGAACTTCAAATAGAATGCAAGTAGAAGACAGTGGAAGCAAAATTGATTTG AGTGATGGTTTTCCGACATCTCCTGAATTTCATGAATATGCTCAAGGTTTATCTACTTCTCCTGAATTTCATGACTATGCTCAAGATCCATCCACTTCTCCGGAATTTCATAACTGTGCTCAAGATCCATCCGTGTCTCCTGAATTTCATGAATATGCTCAAGGTCCATCTACTCCAGGACTCCAAGAGCCAAACTTATTTGGTACTCAGTCGGATCAGGTCATTAATGAAGCTGATTTTCATAATTCAGCAGATTTATTATCAATGTATTCAACGCAAAATGAATCCCGTGCTCATCAAACTGAGAACAATGTAATTGGTTGCTCCTTGCAAAATAATGGGAAGCATGTTGGTGTAGATTTGCATCATGAGGCTAGTGACTGTGTTCTGGCTGATGTGAATAACAAAAGAGAGGAACAAGAACATTTCACTCGTACAGTTGTGATGAAGGATCAAGGAAATTTGATACCTAATAATAATTGCTTGGCATCAGTACCCTTGATGGACTCCTCCAATGAAGACCACACGACCACCGTGTTACCAGAATGTGCAGGTGGATATGTTGATACTTCTGGTATACTTGAAAAGGTGGAAAGGTTGCATGATGGAGTTCTGATGAATACTGAATCAGTTATGGCCAATTTGAATGAAACTGTTAATGTTGTTTCTGGAGGCGTCAACATCAATGATTCTGGTGTGTCTCCTAGCTGTTCTCATGTTACATCTGATCAAGAGGGCCTCTCATGTAAACTGTTGTCTAACATGGATGAATCTCGTGGTTCTGAATTTGGTGGTCATTTGGCAGATGTTACCACATTGTTAAAGCACGGCGTTTCAAATAATAGTGAAGTTTCCAAGAATGAGCAGCAACCCAGCGTGGCTTATGAGGCTCAAGTATCCAATATTGTAAGTCCTCTAGAGTCATCTGGTAGACCTGAAGTTGTTGATGTGGAAGCTCGTGCATCTCAGGAACTGAAGGAAGCAGGTATTTTAAACTTTGTATCTCATGAAGCTGAGCAGCCCACCCAGTCGCACCTTCGGCCATGCACTTCCCGTGTAAACAATCCTTCTCTGTTATCTATTGAAG GTGAAAAATGTCATGAAACTGATGTTTCAGATCCTGCTTTGGGTTATCATGGAACTGTAGAGCCATCTGCTTGTGAAGGAAAGTTGGACTTGGGGCAATCAGGCATGCAATTTGGGAGTCAGATAATAAGTAATAAAATGGGAAGTGTAAACACATTTACTGCTTCTGACATACCTGAGCCTGAAAGCATGCTCTCCTTGGGGCAATCAGGCATGCAATTTGGGAGTCAGATTATAAGTAATAAAATGGGAAGTGTAAACACATTTACTGCTTCTGATATACCTGAGCCTGAAAAAATGCTCTCCTTGGGGCAATCAGGCATGCAATTTGGGAATCAGATGATAAGTAATAAAATGGGAAGTGTAAACACATTTACTGCTACTGACATACCTGAGCCTGAAAAAATGCTCTCCTTGGGACAATCAGGCATGCAAATTGGGAATCAGATGATAAGTAATAAAATGGGAAGTGTAAACACATTTACTGCTACTGACATACCTGAGCCTGAAAAAATGCTCTCCTTGGGGCAATCAGGCATGCAATTTGGGAATCAGATGATAAGTAATAAAATGGGAAGTGTGAACACATTTACTGCTACTGACATACCTGAGCCTGAAAAAATGCTCTCCTTGGGGCAATCAGGCATGCAATTTGGGAATCAGATGATAAGTCATAAAATGGGAAGTATAAACACATTTACTGCTACTGACATACCTGCGCCTGAAAAAATGCTCTCCTTGGGGCAATCAGGCATGCAATTTGGGAGTCAGATGATAAGTAATAAAATGGGAAGTGCAAACCCATTTACTGCTTCTGACATACCTGCACCTGAAAAAATGCTCTCCTTGGGGCAATCAAGCATGCAATTTGGGAATCAGATGATAAGTAATAAAATGGGAAGTGTAAACACATTTACTGCTTCTAACATACCTGAGCCTGAGAAAATGCTCTCCTTGGGGCAATCAAGCATGCAATTTGGGAATCAGATGATAAGTAACAAAATGGGAAGTGTAAACACATTTACTGCCTCTGAGATACCTGTGCCTGAAAAAATGCTCTCCTTGGGTCAATCAGACATGCAATATGGGAGTCAGATGATAGGTAATAAAATGGGAAGTGTAAACGCATTTACTGCCTCTGACATACCTGCGCCTGAAAAAATGCTCTCCTTGGGTCAATCAGACATGCAATATGGGAGTCAGATGATAGGTAATAAAATGGGAAGTGTAAACACATTTACTGCTTCTAACATACCTGAGCCTGAGAAAATGCTCTCTTTGGCTTATCCACATTTTGGTGAGATGAATCATTTGCTGCTGGAGTCTACTCCTGGCAATCAGGTTATATCTGGAGGTCATAGAGATGTTGCAGCAGTAACATCAATATCTGGTCAAAAGCGCAGCTACACAGAAAGTACTCTTACATTGCAGAGCATGGGTTTAGTTGAATCATATGGTGGGGCTCAGTCCAGAAGAACTACCGGATCCATTCCGGATGATAATGATCTATTGTCTTCAATATTAG CTGGCAGAAAATCTTCAGCTTTAAAAGTTAAACCAAGTCCAGCAACCGCTGAAGTACCAACAGCAAAGCGGTTTCGTTCTACACCACGAACTAGTACCTTAAAGAGGAAGGTGCTTGTGGATGATACGATGGTCTTGCACGGCGA TACAATACGCCACCAATTGATAAGTACTGAAGATATTCGGCGTGTACGGAAAAAAGCTCCTTGCACAAGCGATGAGATTTTAATGATTCAGAGACAGGTTTTGGAGGATAAAATTTTCCATAAACCAATATTTACAG ATTTGTCTGCTGATTTGACTATTCTGCAAAACGGGGCATTTGATCTGAGTGGAATCAAGGTTTATGATTATGGCTTAGATGGTTTTTCCGTGGAAAAAGTAAACAATCAACAGTCCTATTCTAAATCAAATGCTGAGATTCATGTGGGGCAAGCACATAATGAGCCTATGGCAGTCCAACCCCAAGAGGAGGCTGAAGAGTCTTATTCTAAAACGAATGTTGGGATTCATGAGGTGGAATCACATAATGAGCCTATGGAAGTCCAGCTCCAAAATAATGCTGAAGCCCAAC CTTCTGAGATGCCTGTTCCGTCTGAGAGGGAATCACACAATGAAACTATGGAAGTCCAACCCAAAATAACTGCTGAAGCCCAACCTTCTGAGATGCCTGTTCCGTCTGAGAGGGAATCACACAATGAAACTATGGAAGTCCAACCCCAAATAACTGCTGAAGCCCAACCTTCTGAGATGCCTGTTCCGTCTGAGAGGGAATCACACAATGAAACTATGGAAGTCCAACCCCAAATAACTGCTGAAGCCCAACCTTCTGAGATACCTCTTCAGTTGGAGAGTGATCAGTCTGGAGTTGACTTTGGATCTCATGATATTGACGCTCATGGGCGTGCAAATATTATATCAAACATGAAGGAGCTTAGCGGTTCTCAAAATGCTGAAATGAACAATGCTGGGGGGATTTTTGAGATTTCTGAAACAGAGAATTACTCTGTTGGGCCTACAAATATTATATCAGATGTAAATGAGCTTGGTAGTTCTCAAAATGCTGAAATGAACAATGCTGGACGAATTTTCGAGACTTCTGAAGCAGAAAATTACTCTATTGTGCATTCAAATATTATATCAGATGTAAATGAGCTTGGTGGTTCTCAAAATGCTGAAATGAACAATGCTGGACGAAATTTCGAGACTTCTGAAGCAGAAAATTACTCTATTGTTCATTCAAATATTATATCAGACGGAAATGAGCTTGGTAGTTCTCAAAATGCTGAAATGAGCAATTCTGGTGGAAATTTTGAGACTTTTGAATCAGAGAATTACTCTGTTGTCCCTGGGCATGAAACTTTATCACTAACtgaagtttttgaaaatgagCTATGTATGCCAAAAGATTTTGATGCATCGCAGCCTCTCATGGATAAAACGGATGATGGTGCTGGTTCTATCCAAACAAATGTGCTGGAGATTCCAACTTCCGAGAAAATGAATACATCTACTATTCTAGAAAATGAGTTTGTGGATGATCAACATGATAGAAACAATGCAGATGCTATTGAAATTGCAGAGCATGACATGGAAATTGGAACACGAGTTGAAACAGATGGCTTGGAAGCTGATAATTTACATGCATCCTTGGTTCTTGGCTCTAAGGAAGCTAGTGAATATACTGACAACCAGGTATCCTTCCATGGAGACCTACCTATGGAGGAAAATGGGAACAACATGCTAGAAGGCTTAAATGAGGATCTAGTTGTTTCTTCTGGCTTGGGATGTGATGACAAGGATGCAAAGGCTGGCGGCTTATTTAGTGAAAATATTGAAGTAGATTGTTTACATTCTGTAGCACCTGAGGATGTAAAAGAAGGTTCTAATGATGAGGAAAACTCAGTCTTTCAAGAAGCTGCATTACAAAATACAATGTATCCTGATGTCTCAGCTATTAGGAGTCCTTCTGTGGATCAGAATGAT GAAGACGATATGGTCGACAATGATACAG GATTTTTGAATGTTGGAGATGATGAGATAATTGATGACGATGATGACGATGCTGATGGTTTTGCACCGGGTGCTGAAGGAACACAGCTAGAAAATAGTGGATGGTCTTCTCGAACCAG GGCTGTTGCGAAGTATCTTCAGACCTTGTTTGATAAGGAGGATCTACATGGAAGGCAGAGCCTGCATCTTGACAAAATATTGGTGGGTAAAACACGGAAAGAAGCATCAAGGATGTTTTTTGAAACACTG GTTCTCAAGACAAGGGATTATATTGATGTAGAACAGACAAAACCCTTTGCCAATATTAACTTACAACCTCGAGGGAAGCTTATGAAGACAGATTTCTGA